A window from Mesorhizobium sp. WSM2240 encodes these proteins:
- a CDS encoding integration host factor subunit alpha yields the protein MGGKTLTRADLAEAVYRKVGLSRTESAELVESVLDEICEAIVRGETVKLSSFATFHVRGKNERVGRNPKTGEEVPILPRRVMTFKASNVLKNRILRAHQTNKGKGAKQTASAGE from the coding sequence ATGGGGGGAAAGACACTGACGCGCGCCGATCTCGCCGAAGCCGTTTATCGTAAGGTCGGCCTCTCCCGCACCGAGTCTGCGGAACTCGTGGAATCGGTGCTCGACGAGATATGCGAGGCCATCGTCCGCGGTGAGACCGTCAAGCTCTCTTCCTTCGCCACGTTCCATGTGCGCGGCAAGAACGAGCGCGTCGGCCGCAATCCCAAGACAGGCGAGGAAGTACCGATCCTGCCGCGCCGCGTCATGACCTTCAAGGCCTCGAACGTGCTGAAGAACCGAATCTTGCGCGCCCACCAGACCAACAAGGGCAAGGGCGCAAAGCAGACCGCTTCGGCGGGCGAGTAG